A single genomic interval of Suncus etruscus isolate mSunEtr1 chromosome 10, mSunEtr1.pri.cur, whole genome shotgun sequence harbors:
- the MPLKIP gene encoding M-phase-specific PLK1-interacting protein, which produces MHRQNFRPPTPPYPGPALGGWAGGSSFRGTPGAAGPWSPSPSPSPRAGPHTPPPPPPAFGPRAWPHGGGHSPRPPGGPPGPYARSPAASPGQRPPHAQGSPRTSTPFGSGRGREKRMSNELESYFKPSMLEDPWAGLEPVSVVDISQQYGNTQTCTGKKGRYFC; this is translated from the exons ATGCACCGGCAGAACTTCCGCCCCCCGACGCCGCCGTACCCCGGCCCGGCGCTGGGCGGCTGGGCCGGCGGGAGCAGCTTCCGCGGGACTCCGGGCGCGGCCGGGCCCTGGTCGCCGTCGCCCTCGCCCTCGCCTCGGGCCGGCCCCCacacgccgccgccgccgccgcccgccttCGGGCCTCGCGCTTGGCCCCACGGCGGCGGCCACTCGCCGCGCCCCCCCGGCGGCCCCCCCGGCCCCTACGCCCGCTCCCCCGCGGCGTCCCCCGGCCAGCGGCCGCCCCACGCCCAG GGTTCTCCAAGGACATCTACACCATTTGGATCAGGGCGTGGTAGAGAAAAAAGAATGTCTAATGAGTTGGAAAGTTATTTTAAGCCTTCAATGCTTGAAGACCCTTGGGCTGGCCTAGAACCAGTGTCTGTAGTGGACATAAGCCAACAATACGGCAATACTCAGACATGCACAGGCAAAAAAGGAAGATACTTTTGTTAA